gATTGCAGTTTTGTGTTTTAGCACATTATTTAACgtatctttacttataatatactatataattatatataaatataatttacttatatatatttgacgacctccgtggtcgagtagtgtgtacaccggttttcatgggtacgccactccgaggtcccgggttcgatccccggccgagtcaatgtagaaaaagttcattagttttctatgttgtcttgggtctgggtgtttgtggtaccgtcgttacttctgatttccataacacaagtgctttagctacttacattgggatcagagtaatgtatgtgatgttgtccaatatttatatttatttatttatttaatatacgtgTAACGAAACGCAAGTCTCGTTCGTAAGTAGTCTCGCGCGTTATTTGAAACCGGAGCAACAAGGTTCGAATTTTGCTAATATCGTTTTGTACTCGTacactattataaaattattttgtgatgAATCAGGAAAAAAGGAATCGTTCTGAGAATTGGAGTACTGAGGaaaaagtaagtatttaaacgtaaattacTTCAAACTTGAAATCAgtccttaaataaattttatgtgtctaattgtaatataaaatttatagggtATACTACGTGAGGTGATCGGGCAGTCACGCCACATATTAGAAAATCGGTGTACAAAAGCTTTctccaacaataaaaaaactcaagACTGGAAAGATATAACAAAGAGgagtttacttttttattatctaccgTACCTACCCGTATTATACGTtgcattataaatgaaaatgatcaacattgatgaaatattttcatattaaatgaaCTGACGGGAAAATGTAGGTCAGACGGTGATGTCGAATTGGCTTGGAAGAGAATGAAGCTCACAGCTAAAGCCAACTTGTCCAAACATTGGCAAGATTTAGCAAACGGGGGTGGGAATAAGCCCAAGTCGCCTTCACAGGAAGATCtggcaataattaatattgttccaTGTGATTTTATTctggaatacaataattttgattgtGATGCTATGAGACCtgtggtaataataataatgtattttttatattaaaaaaataaaacattatttattaataaaatttatatttaatcatcatTACTTGTAGGCTGAGTTGAATGTTTTGGGCcacaaaaacattgaaatagaAGCGGGGCCAAGTACAGCTGTACCACCATTAGatcttaaagaaaataatgagGTACAAGCTGAAAAGGGCCagggtaaatataaaatatataattttgcacTATTTGTACCATTGTAATACTTACATATACATGAGATGAATTTAAaggatttaattttcattttattaactataaataattataattcttttagGTACttcaaataatgtaaatgtggaaactactacaaaaaaaagagttttatgTACAAATAGTGATCCAAAAAACAAGTAAGTAacataagaatatattcatattacttgctttatagaattttgttttatttctttatttaaataaacatttgttaacaatatgtttgtatttaaactatttaccttgatatttatgtaactaagtagtaaaaatgttaaaaaatttacagaaaaaataaaatggcagAAGAAATATTGCGAACCAACAGTGCATTTAAAGAGAGGCAGTTGGAGATGTTAGAATTGGAgcatcaatataaaattgaaacatataaattaaaaattaaaaaattagaacTTCAAATTGAGTTactagaaaataataagaagTCCATTAATTatcagtaattattaattgtaagtgaattttaaacaaaaaaaatcatttataatatatcattttgtcattatatttatgattaaaggtAATATTGATTTTCAGGTTCTGTTGAGCAGTTAAAAgtgctatttatataaaaataaattaaaaaagagaattttataacaaaatgacgaaatttttaataattaaagatatatataaataaataatttaaattaaaaatgtctttctATGAATTGCCGTCTCCTTATATTTCCACGTACATTGTTTTCAATTGGTTGAACTAACGGTTCAGAAGTTTGTAAGTTAAATTGATGGCTGTTCGGCTCAGTATTAAACACATCTTCCTTCATATCAAgagcaatattatttatggcATATTAGTTTTTATGGCAGTTTCAATATTGCAATAATGCCCTCTTAATAAACAGCGGAATCTGCTTCCATATACCAAAACATCTTTCTACAACATTTCTGGTGCTAATGTGAACACTGTTGTATTGTTCCTCCTGAGGTGTTGTAGTGTTCAGTACAGGagtaaacaaatacaatacaaacataGGCACTGTCTCTGTCTGTATCTAACAATATGCCTGAGAATGCACCAGCCTCAAATCGCTGCTTCAAACGACTTTCCCTAAATATTCTGGAGTCATGAACACTACCACGCCACGTGATAACAATGTCCCTGATTTGACAATCTGCATCACAAACTACCTGAAATAATAGTTAAACATTGTAGTGTCTATTACTAATGTCAATAAGcaacaatatatttcatactagctgtgccctcgacttcgtgcgcgtttgaatttaataaaacgtgactttattattattttacatataattctaaaataaaagtagcctaagttactccttattacatcagctatctgccagtgaaagtctcgtcaaaatcggtacagccgtttcagagattagccggaacagacagacagacaggcagacaaaaattgtaaaaaatgtactGTCTAGTAAAACAAAACTAAGATTACAACAAAATGGATTGTACAAATACTCCCTCATAAATACTaccaatatacatttatactaaaagataacattataaatatcaagtcaagtttgtttgttataaatttttgcATATATAGAGGAAACTATTAATCTATATCTTTTCTTCCAGAGAGCATTAAAACACGTACCCATTCAAGAAGTCCCCTTAGGCCGTAACGCGCACGACAAAGCACCAACACGGATGAAGATTAtagaaattaatgataatatgtCACATGGGGACTCGAACAACAATGATTCCAATAAGATCACCGAAAAAATTATTGAGACCACCCCACACTGTGATGGTGACAAGaagattaatatgaaaattactgAACATGTCAATGTTAATGAAGTAGTGCAAAATATGGTACCACCAGTGAATAGTGTTCAATTTATGGCAGAGTGGAAATATTTGAAAGGAAACAATCATGCACGGAGTGATTATTTGAGTGtaagcatttttatataatatatatacatacatatggcatatttcttaattcttatttgtcatttaagtatattattttgtcttcGCAATGCTTAACTTGCTAAACCAATACGAGAACAATTCAtcgaatgaatatattttgttaactcATATTAATACTATGATCATTAATCTCTGGTTTTAGAAAAGTATAATGGTCAGGGAGCTCATGACCAATTCGGTATAT
The window above is part of the Vanessa tameamea isolate UH-Manoa-2023 chromosome 18, ilVanTame1 primary haplotype, whole genome shotgun sequence genome. Proteins encoded here:
- the LOC113398622 gene encoding uncharacterized protein LOC113398622; this translates as MKLTAKANLSKHWQDLANGGGNKPKSPSQEDLAIINIVPCDFILEYNNFDCDAMRPVAELNVLGHKNIEIEAGPSTAVPPLDLKENNEVQAEKGQGTSNNVNVETTTKKRVLCTNSDPKNKKNKMAEEILRTNSAFKERQLEMLELEHQYKIETYKLKIKKLELQIELLENNKKSINYQFC